The stretch of DNA CCCTTCCCGGCGGGAAGGGGGTCAGGGGGATGGGCATTCAATTGAATCCCTCTGTAAACCAAGTCACCCCCCATTTCCAACCAACTGCATTACCTGGCGAGACTAGCGGATATACAGGTCCTGGTCCAGCCTGGTGAGTCGTTCGTGCCCCTCTTTGGTAATCAGATAGGTATCCTCAACCCGTCCCAGGTGCTTGAAGGGGATATACACTGACGGCTCCAGGTTGATAATCATGTTCTCCCTAAGGACAACATCGAGCTGGCTCCAGGCTGGTGGTTCATTCATCATGATGCCGATGCCGTGGGTCTGCACCATGTGGTACCGGTAGTTATTAAAGCCCAGCTTTTCGGCTTCCCGCGCCATCCGCTCGAACTCATCATACACTTTGGCCATGGCGACGCCGGGCTTGAGGACATCGGCCATCGCCCGGTGCATCCGCAGGCTGGCATTCAAATACCTGCCGCTGCTCCTTGCTCGGCTCCCCGATGACTACAGTCCGGGAGGTATCCCCGACATAGCCCTGGTACCTGACGGCAACATCAAGGTAGAACATATCCCCCTTCTTCAGTTTGTAGGTGGTCGACTCGAAGGGGCGGTTGCCTCCCCCGCAGCTGGGGTGGCGGAAATTAAAGTGCATATGCGAGCGGCACGCTGCCTCCGAACCCCCCTCCCAGGCAGTACGGTAGTAAGCCAGGGCAACCTCATATTCACGGACACCATCTCCGCAGGCA from Dehalococcoidales bacterium encodes:
- a CDS encoding M24 family metallopeptidase; translation: MADVLKPGVAMAKVYDEFERMAREAEKLGFNNYRYHMVQTHGIGIMMNEPPAWSQLDVVLRENMIINLEPSVYIPFKHLGRVEDTYLITKEGHERLTRLDQDLYIR